The window TCTACATAGTCATTGTTATATTTCCAGTTTTTTGCGCCGGTGTTATAAGGCGGATCAATGTAGATAAGGTCAATATTCTTTTTGTGCGTATAGTTAAGAACCGAAAGCGCGAGGTAGTTATCACCCTCAATCATCAAATTATTAGGATACGCTTCGCTCAAATCAAGACGATTTTTGACGACCTCTTTCAAAACAGGGACTTGAGTTTTTGATTGCTCAACGACATCTTCCTGCTTGTCCTCAAAAACCAGCCCAAGATTGTTTTTCTTGAGTTTCCTGATTTGAGCTTCTAGCTCTGCCACTTTCTTTTGTAAATTATTGTCCGTCATAGTTATTTCAAAAGCTCGTCGCTTGATACTCCCAACGCTTGGGCAATTTTCTCAATGGTGGCAAGTGTGGGATTGCCTTTGCCTGCCTCAATATTGCTCATTTGGGCACGATCAAGCCCGACCGCACGACAAATATC is drawn from Candidatus Niyogibacteria bacterium CG10_big_fil_rev_8_21_14_0_10_46_36 and contains these coding sequences:
- a CDS encoding DNA-binding protein encodes the protein MKTPTSKLGKNIKLIRERKKMSQGDICRAVGLDRAQMSNIEAGKGNPTLATIEKIAQALGVSSDELLK